A stretch of DNA from Bradyrhizobium septentrionale:
CGCGGATGTTGGGCGTGAGCAATGGCGTCGTGCATGGATACGTGCGTCGCGCGCGCCTTGCGGGGCTGACCTGGCCGCTGCCAGACGGCCTGGACGACGAGGGCCTGGAGCTGTTGCTGTTCCCGGCGCCGACGGCAGCCTCGCAAAGCGACAGGCGCCCGTCACCGGATTGGGCTTATGTCGAGAAGGAGCTACGCCGCCGCAGCGTGACGCGCCTGCTATTGTGGGAAGAGTATCGCGCCGCCAATCCGGACGGCTTTGGCTATACCTGGTTTTGCACGACCTTCGAGGCCTGGAAGCAGCGGGCGCAGCCGAGCATGCGCCAGACCCACTTGGGTGGCGAGAAGGTGTTCGTCGATTTCGCCGGTGACACCATCGATATTTTCGATCCCATCACCGGCGAAGTGCACGCCATGAAGCTGTTTGTCGCGGCGATGGGGGCCTCGAACTACACCTACTACCCAGAATCAGAGCTGAGTGATACGGCGGCCTTTGAAACGGCGTTGACGGACCTTTTTCTTGGTCCAGACGAAGGGCTCGGCTCTGTCGTTGTATGCGTTGACGTAGGCATCGATGTGCTCCTGAAGCTGCGTGAGGCTTGTGAAGGAGGTGCCGCTGAGCGACTGCCCCTGCAAGATCGAAAACCATACCTCGACCTGATTGAGCCAAGACGCACTTGTCGGCGTGAAATGAAATTGCACGTTGGGGTGGGCCTTGAGCCAATGCTCGTTCTTCTTGTGGGTGTTGAGGTTGTCGAGGATGACGTGAAGCTTCCGGTTCGGAAAAGCCGCGGTGACGCTGTTCATGAAGTCGAGAAACTCGACGCGGCGTCGGCGTTTTGAATGCGCCGCGATGATCTTTCCGGTGGCGACTTCGAGCGCCGCAAACAATGTTGTGACGCTGGCAATCCTGCGTGATTGGAAGCAGCCGGCCTGCCTTGTCGGAATAGAAGCCTGTGGCAGCGCTCACTATTGGGCACGCGAGATTGCAACTCTCGGCCATGAAGTGCGGCTGATCCCACCAGCTTACGTCAAGCCGTTTGTGAAGCGTGGAAAAACGGATGCGGCGGATGCCGAGGCCATCAGCGAAGCCGTGACTCGCAAGACCATGCGCTTCGTTCCGATCAAAACGGCCGAGCAACAAGCCGGAACGATGGTCCTGAAGAGTCGCGCACTTCTGGTGAAACAGCAAACGCAGACGATCAACGCCCTGCGCTCGCATCTGGCTGAGTTGGGCATCATTGCCGCCGCCGGCCGGACAAAGGTCGAGGCGTTGGTTGCAATCGTACGGGATGTAGCAGATATCCGCTTGCCTGCGGCAGCGCGCTTCGCGCTGACGGCAGTTGCCGATCAGATCGAGGCTCAGGCGGACCAGATTGACAAGCTCGAGCGAGCCATTGTTGCTGCGGCAAGGACCGACAAGGACATGCGCCGACTGACTACCATCCCCGGCATTGGAGCCATTACAGCGGCGACCATCAAGGCGCTGGTGCCAGATCCCGGCGGCTTCAAATCCGCTCGTCACTTTGCTGCCTGGCTGGGACTGACGCCGCGACAGCATTCGAGTGGGGGCAAGGAGCGGATGGGGCGAATCTCGAAGATGGGAAACCCCGAACTTCGGAGCCTCCTCGTTCTTGGGGCGACATCCGTCCTGCGAATTGCCCGGAAGGCTGATCGGGCGCCGCCATGGTTGAAGTCGCTGCTCGCCAGACGTCCGTACAAGGTGGCAGCGGTCGCACTGGCCAACAAGACAGCGCGAATTGCCTGGGCGCTCTTGAACAGGGGTGGGATTTATCGGCATCCGGAGACGCTAGCGACGACTACGCCTGCCGCTTGATGAATACAGCAGTTGTCAAAGAGATCTGACCGGCGCGGGCCGGCAGAGGGCAAGGAGAAATAACAGGCGATGAACCCACGGGACGAAATCCCGACACGAGTGAGGCTGGCGCGACAATGCGCTTCAAGCGCGTCTGATTGATTTAGCCCCTTGTGTCGCGGACTTCATCGAGGCCAGCGGTCATGCGCCGCGCTTTACAGGCCGTATACATGACCGCACCGCTCCCATGTGTGAAGTCGACTGAGAAAGCTCTTGCGCCCGCGGGCCGTTCCATACATGTCGCGCTATAAGCCTCGTCGTGGAAGCGATGACGCGAGCACAGGGCCTGTTCCCGTGGGTGATCTGTGGCGCCGACTTCGATAACGGCAGCGCGTTCATGAACGACGTCGTCGTTCCATGGTGCCGAGCACAGAAGATCGAGGTAACGCGGTCACGTGCCTACAAAAAGAACGATCAGGCTTTCGTGGAGCAGAAGAACGGTGCGGTGGTCCGGCGGCTCGTCGGATACGGGCGCTTCGACGGGGTCGAGACGGCCCGCGTGATGGCACGTCTCTACGCGGCGGCGCGCCTGCTGGTGAACTTCTTCCAGCCGTCATTCAAGCTCAAAGAGAAGCGCCGCGAGGGTGCCAAGATCATCAAACGCTATCATCCGCCTGCCACACCATACGAACGTGCACTGGGGCACCCGAAACTCCCATCAGCGGTCAAGCGCCGTCTGCGCCAGACGTATCGGACTCTCGATCCCATACAATTGCTTGCCACGATCCGCACGGCGCAGGAAGAGCTCGGCGAACGGATCGGCAAGCGCGGTCTTGCGAAGGTTCCCACCGTATCGCCGGCTGATCCGCTCTCGTTTGCCCGATCGCTCGGCACGGCGGCAAAAACCGCCGAAGTGCGGGGCACGCACCGCCGGCCGAAACGGCGATACAAAAAGCGTATTCGCATGCCCTCGAAGCTCGATCCCCATCTCGCGATCATCGAGAACTGGCTCGCCGTCGAGCCACAGCTCACTGCACTGGCCATCGTGGGCAGGCTCGCCACGATCGATCCTTCGATGTTCAGCGACAAGCAGCATTCGATCGTTCAGCGCCTGCTTCGGTCCCTCCGGCGGAAGGTGGCGGAGACTGCCATCGTATCCATGCCCGTGGATGAAATACGGCCCGAGGCTGTGGACGGCGCTGCGTGTGATGAGCACTCCGCCCCGCCCACAGCCTCTCCACCGAGTTGGCCGCGGCTCGAGACCGGTCTGGGGCAGTTCGTAGACCTTCATCCCGGGTAACATTACTTCCTGAGGCAATACGCGGGGCAAATTTGCAAACGATGACGTAATTGCGGTCGGCGCCCGCGGCTCGAAAGGTCCGCTATCTTCAAGCCTTCCCGCAATCTCGCGAATCGGAGGGGGCTATGAAGCAATATGTTGGGCTGGATGTCTCGCAAAGAGAAACGTCAGTATGTGTGGTCGACGAAGTGGGTCAGGTCTTGTTCGAGGGAAAGGCCAAGTCCGACCCGGGGGCGCTCACGGCACTACTTCGCAAGCGGGCGCCACAGGCGGAGCGCATCGGATTTGAGACCGGGGCGATGGCGAGTTGGCTATGGCATGAACTTCGTAGGGTTGATCTTCCGGTGGTCTGCATCGACGCGCGGCATGCCCACGCGGCTTTGTCCGTACGCATGAACAAGAGCGATCGGAATGATGCTCGAGGTCTGGCCGAATTGGTGCGGGTTGGCTGGTATCGAGAAGTCAAAGTCAAGAGTGAGGAAAGTCAGAAGATCCGCGCGATACTCATCGCGAGATCTCGGCTCGTGGCCATTCGTCGAGATATCGAGAACCAGGTCCGCAGTCTAATCAAAGAATACGGTTGCTCTTCCCACGCGCGATCGGACTGAAGTTTCGCAATCAGGTCTGCGAGCTATTGGGCGAAGATCATCAACTCCTCGGTGTGATCGCGCCGCTTCTGTCGATCCATGAGCAGATCTGCAAGCAGCAAAGCAAGTTCGACGACGAAGTCCGCCAGTTGGCGAAGTCGGATGAGACGACGCGCCGCCTGATGACGGTTCCTGGTGTCGGCGTGGTGACCGCCTTGGCCTTCCGCCATACGATCGACGACCCATCGCGCTTCCGATCGGCATCAAGCGTCGGCGCCTATCTGGGTCTTACGCCCCGACGAAACCAGTCTGGTGAAACTGACATCAACGGCAAGATATCACGATGGGGCGACCGTCTTCTCCGAACGTACCTGTACGAGGCGGCGACCGTCCTGCTTTATCGAACGAAGAAATGGTCCTCTCTCAAGGCTTGGGGCATGAAGCTCGCCAATCGGATTGGCATGCGAAAGGCAAAGGTCGCCATCGCGCGCAAAATCGCCATCGTTCTTCACTGTATCTGGGTCGACGGCACATCGTTCGACTGGGGCCAGGCGAAGGAAGCCTGATCCGATCTTGTAAAGTTCCTGGTCCGGGCTGCCGGACTGGCGATGTCCCGCTGGGAACGGTGTTGTGGCGACCTCGGTCAATCGGCTGGTGGCGGCTCGTCCGCACTCCGCTGCAAACGTTGAGGCGCCCGACCCGGACATCATCATGAGGCGCTGCGCGACCTCGGAAAGGACCGTGACCCCAGCGAAGACATCAACCAGCCCCGGCGATCCAATGCCTGGCCGGCAAAGCACGTATCAGCCGCGCCCGCGCCGTCTCCGGTCGAGTCGCCCGGGGGAATTTCACCCCCAGGCGCTCACGAATCCGGACGTGAAGCTCGCGCTTCATCCGGCTTCTATCATCCAGCCGTTGGTCTGATGCCGACTTTCCACAGATACAGCAGGCTTGGCGCTCGTTTTGCGAGACGTCCTAGCCAGGATATGGCCGCAGTTTTCCGGCGCTTGAACCTTTTATATTTCCCCATCACCCACCGGGTGAGCACCATGTTGACGTGACGAAGGACGTTGACGCACTCCGAGCGGTAAAACCGCCCGTAGTAGTTCAGCCATCCTCTCGCGACAGGGTCGATCAGTTTGGCTAGGTCTTCCAGCGTTTGGTTGCTCCTGCTTGTCACCCGCCATTCGCGGATAGCCTGCCGGATTCCCTTGGCTGCCTTGCGGCTGATGGCCGGTGCGAAGCTGACAAACTTCTCACCCTTGCTGTCCCGAGCTTTGCGCGGCCGGAACGTGTAGCCGAGGAAGTCGAACGTGATTTGCTCGTACCCTCCGCTCCGATTGTTGTCCTTGCAGTAGACGATCCGGGTTTTCTCCGGGTGGAGTTCCAGACCGCACTCGGCAAGGCGATTACGGATCGCTCCCAGTACGGCTTTGGCCTCCTCCTCACTCCAGCAATGGACGATCGCATCATCAGCGAATCTTTCGAAGCGCAGGTGTGAGAAGGTCCGTTGCATCCATGCATCGAAACAATAATGCATGAAGAGATTGGAGAGTACGGGCGAGACGACAGAACCCTGAGGGGTTCCTCGTGTTCGCTCGTCGCGGGTCCCGTCTTTCCGCTCCACGGTGGCTTGCAGCCACCGTCTGACGTAGAGACGAACCCAGCCCAATTCCACATGGTGGGCTACAGCTTTTTCCATCAGGTCCCATGGAATCGTATCGAAGAACGACTTGATGTCCAAGTCTATGACCCAATCGAATTTCCAGCAGCGCTCGCGCGCCTTCCCCACCGCATCGAGCGCAGAGCGTCCGGGCCGATAGCCGTAAGAGTCGGGGTGGAAGACTGGCTCCACTTCCTTTTCTATGACCATCTTTGCGACCGTCTGGGCCACTCGGTCTCCGACGGCGGGAATGCCGAGTTTCCTGACACTCTTGCCATCGGATTTGGGGATTTCCACGAGACGAACAGGCGGTGGAAAATACGTCCCCGACGACATGCGATTCCAGACCTTGTAGAGATTCCTCTTCAGGTCCTTTTCGAACGCCGCGACGGAGACGCCATCCACGCCCGCGGCCCCTTGGTTTGCTTTGACCTGTTTCCAAGCCTGCCAAACAAGGTGCTTGGAGATATCATACGGCTTTGCCTCGGACATCAGTTCATCCCCATTGCGGGTTGGCTGTTGTCGTTGGCCAGATGATCGGGTCCCTTCGCTCCACCTGCATTACCAGGCTTCATCACTACTGCGAACCCGTCCGCCCCTGCGCCGTGCATCGGTACTCTCCCCTCAGCGGTGCTGCCGCTTTCAGGTTCTCCCTTGGCATCACGACACAGGTTCCCACGTTCCGTGTAAGAGCCTGCCATCAGGATCGCGCCGCCTCTACACCGGTCGTCACCCATCCAGTAACCAGGCTCCCGATAGGCTTGCTCCCAAGGAAGGGTTGAACCCTTGGTTTCGACAACGTCTGTACTGGTTTTCGATGCTTCATCGGCGGTTCGCTTCCGCTCGCCTTCCTGAGGCTTACCTGACGGGCTTGCGCCCGCCTTTTCCAACAACGCTCACCACCTCGACCGTTGTGTCGAAGCAGCTTGTGGTGGTTTGGACTCTGATCCTGCAATCCGAGCCCGAGGGGCCTACCCTCATCTCTTGCACAGCAAGGCTGCTTGAAGGCTTTAGGTCAATTGATCTACCTCCTTCTTCGCGCCGTCGTGGCGCACCAACCCGGACCAGCTCCGACGGCGCGAGCACTACCTCCGTGCCGTGGGCGAGTTCAGAAATGTAAGCTTGACAACAAACCGCAATTAAAGGGCCGATTGACAGGCCTGATGGGGACGCTGCTGCGCTACCCCTACGAAGTGCGCGATCCGAAGGAGTATTTCGACGAAATCGATGACGTCAAAGTCACCAAGGATATGCTCGAACTGGCCCGGCACATCGTCGAGCAGAAGGCCGGCAACTTCGAACCCGACAAGTTCGAAGACCAGTACGAAACGGCGCTGGTCGATCTCATCAACCAGAAGCGAGCGGGCAAGCCGATCACTCCGAAGGAGCGCCCGCGCGGCGAGAACGTCGTCGATCTGATGGACGCGCTGCGCAAGAGCGTCGGCGGCGCGGCGAAAGTCGGCGTGAAGTATCCGGTGACGCCTGCCGCCGGGTGCCCGGACCGGCTCCGGCGTTGGCGAACAGCCGGGCCTCCGGCACCGTGTCGGTGACGTCGTCTGGCAACGGCCAGGTCAGCCCCGCCGCCTCGAACCGGCGGATCGTCAACCGCACCGTCGAAGGGGCCGTGCCGACCCGCCGCGCAATCTCGCGGGTCGGCATCCCGGCCGACTTCAATCTGATCACATCGCGCACATGGCGCATCGCAAACCTCTCCGTCGGCATCCAGGTCCCCTTCGCAAAGCCGAAAGGCGGGACCGTATCGGAGCCAGAAGAGGCCTCGTCACCCCGGGCGACATCATCCCGGATTGGTGGGCGACATCGAGCGGAATCAGCATACTGTATAGCGCGACATGTATGGAACGGCCCGCGGGCGCAAGAGCTTTCTCAGTCGACTTCACACATGGGAGCGGTGCGGTCATGTATACGGCCTGTAAAGCGCGGCGCATGACCGCTGGCCTCGATGAAGTCCGCGACACAAGGGGCTAAATCAATCAGACGCGCTTGAAGCGCATTGTCGCGCCAGCCTCACTCGTGTCGGGATTTCGTCCCGTGGGTTCATCGCCTGTTATTGCTCCTTGCCCTCTGCCGGCCCGCGCCGGTCAGATCTCTTTGACAACTGCTGTATTCATCAAGCGGCAGGCGTAGTCGTCGCTAGCGTCTCCGGATGCCGATAAATCCCACCCCTGTTCAAGAGCGCCCAGGCAATTCGCGCTGTCTTGTTGGCCAGTGCGACCGCTGCCACCTTGTACGGACGTCTGGCGAGCAGCGACTTCAACCATGGCGGCGCCCGATCAGCCTTCCGGGCAATTCGCAGGACGGATGTCGCCCCAAGAACGAGGAGGCTCCGAAGTTCGGGGTTTCCCATCTTCGAGATTCGCCCCATCCGCTCCTTGCCCCCACTCGAATGCTGTCGCGGCGTCAGTCCCAGCCAGGCAGCAAAGTGACGAGCGGATTTGAAGCCGCCGGGATCTGGCACCAGCGCCTTGATGGTCGCCGCTGTAATGGCTCCAATGCCGGGGATGGTAGTCAGTCGGCGCATGTCCTTGTCGGTCCTTGCCGCAGCAACAATGGCTCGCTCGAGCTTGTCAATCTGGTCCGCCTGAGCCTCGATCTGATCGGCAACTGCCGTCAGCGCGAAGCGCGCTGCCGCAGGCAAGCGGATATCTGCTACATCCCGTACGATTGCAACCAACGCCTCGACCTTTGTCCGGCCGGCGGCGGCAATGATGCCCAACTCAGCCAGATGCGAGCGCAGGGCGTTGATCGTCTGCGTTTGCTGTTTCACCAGAAGTGCGCGACTCTTCAGGACCATCGTTCCGGCTTGTTGCTCGGCCGTTTTGATCGGAACGAAGCGCATGGTCTTGCGAGTCACGGCTTCGCTGATGGCCTCGGCATCCGCCGCATCCGTTTTTCCACGCTTCAGTAGAGTCGAGGAGAGGCGCGGTGATGCGCTTGTTGCGCGTTCCGTTTCCTCTCCCCGCTCATCAAACCGGACGTGCAGTTTTCCCGCATCCGGCTTTCCGACAGGTTTTGTCACAAGGCGCACGTCGGCGACACTTTGCGCACGCGGTTCAGCACAAGTACGCCAGGGTTCCCATGGATCCGATCAGAGAACCGTCTGACGCCACGTCCTGGCGTCTTATGTCGTCTGCGCAGAAAGGCGAGCACGCGGTCGAAGACGTGTCGATCAACGGCCTGATGAGCCGTAGCAAGAGAGCCATAGCTGAAGTAAGCGGACCAGCCGCGCAGAAGGCGGTTCAGTCGTGCTTGTACTTCGGGCCAAGCGCCCTTGTTGCCCGGCGTCAGCAGTACGCTGACCTTCCTCTTGATCCGCAGCACGCTTTTCTTGGACGGAGCCGCGCCAAGATACCACCGTCCCCCATTGCGGAAGCGGCGGGGTCCGAGCGTGTACCCAAGGAAGTCAAAGCTTTCCAATCGGGCATTCTTCACCGAGGTTTTAGTCTCGTTGAGCGTCAACCCAAGCTTGGTCATCACCGCTTTCGTCCACGTCAATGCTTCCTCCGCGTGGCCGCGGCTGAGAATGACGAAGTCGTCGGCATAGGAGATAACCTGGGCATGGAATGCTTCACGCCGACCGCTGAGACGCCAATGCTTCAGGAACCGGTTCATGTAGATGACGGAGAGCAGCGGACTGATGACACCGCCCTGTGGCGTGCCACGCTTGTTGCTCTTACCGCCGCTCATGCACCGTTTCCCGTCGCTATCCCGCTCCTCGACCGGTACTCGCAGCCATAACTTAATCAGCCGCAGCACATTCCGGTCAACGATGCGTCGGGCCACCGATTTGAGGAGGTCCGAATGCGGGATCGTGTCGAAGTATTTCGACAGATCGGCGTCAACAACGTCCGTGTAGCCCCGGCACACAAGCCGGTGCACTTCCTTGACTGCATCGACCGCGTTACGACGCGGGCGATATCCATAAGCACCGTCCTCAAAATCCGCCTCGAAGATCGGTTCCAGCACGATCTTTGCGGCAGCTTGGACGACCCGGTCCCGGATTGTTGGGATACCGAGTGGACGTTCGCCGCCGCCGGGCTTCGGGATCATCACCCGCCGCACCGGATCGGGCCGGTAAGTCTTCGTGACGAGTTCATCGCGCAGGCCGGCCAACCATGCTTCGAGTCCCGACGCGTCGATTTGCTCGAAAGTTGTTCCGTCCACTCCTGGCGCACCCGCGTTGGCGCGGGCCAGCTTGTAGGCATGGCTCAGAATGTCCTCGCGGCAGATCTTGTCGTACAGCACATAGAAACGGAAGGCAGGCTCCGCCTTCGCCTTGCAATAAAGCTTTCTCTGAAGGCTCCTGATCTTATCGGGCGTTTGTAGGCTCATCGCCAATCGACCCATTCCCTCGCCATCTTCAAAAGCGCACCTGAAGTCAGGGTCCTTTCCTCCGCCGGAATTACCCGGTTTCATCAGTACTACGACCCTGTCCGACTCCCGTCCGGTCCATCGACTACTCGATGCTGAAGGCGCGACCTTCGACCAAGACGGGTCTCCCCCGATTACCCGCACTACCTTTCCGGCGTGCCGTGCCCATTACCCCGGTGAACCGGACAGGTGCATGCGTCGATTGCTTCCCTGTCAGCGCGGCCTTCCCCGCCATACGATCGGGTCGGCATTCACATCGTAACTTTCGAGGCGTGCTCAGGCTTCACTCACGTTACGGCCCGCTGGATTGCTCGGCCGCCAAAAGCGACCTTTGTCACGAGGCTTCGATCCGTCCGATTGCTCGTCCAAACCGCTCGTCAGCTACCAGATCAATCGACAATTCTCTGGGTGGATCCTTCCTCCACTGGTAATGCGCGCCGTCGGGGCGCACCAAACGGCTTGACGTAAGCTGGTGGGATCAGCCGCACTTCATGGCCGAGAGTTGCAATCTCGCGTGCCCAATAGTGAGCGCTGCCACAGGCTTCTATTCCGACAAGGCAGGCCGGCTGCTTCGAGAAGAAATGCAGGACCTCGCTGCGCCGTAGTCTCCGGTTGAACACCGGCGAGCCATCGGCACCCGCGCCGTGAACTTGAAAAATGTGCTTCGCCAAATCCAACCCGATGGTGCTAACCTGCTTCATGGAACGGTCCCTCCTTGTGGCGTTCGAACAACGACCACGTTTTAGCACGATGATGCTGTCGGAGCGGGCCGTTCCACCACATCAATCAGGATGAGAGTGGCGCGTCAATCAAGATGAGACAAGGCAGCCGAGTGGGCGGATCATTGACGCTGGCCGCGGGTTTGGCAAGGCTTGATTGACGCTGCGCGACAATCACGCAGGATTGCCAGCGTCAATCGTTGCCTTGTCGAGTTCGTTGGGGGTCGTATGAACGGGCGGCCGGCCTGGACCGCGCTTGCGATCGAGGGCAACTTTTCGACGGTAACTTTCGACGTTCATCTCGAGGATCGTGGCGTGGTGGACCAAACGATCGATGGCAACCAACGTCATTGCCTGGTCCGGGAAGATACGCCCCCATTCGCCAAATGGCTGATTGGCCGTGATCAGCAGCGAGCGTCGTTCGTAGCGGGCGGCGATCAACTCGAACAGCACACTGGTTTCCGCCTGATCCTTGCTCACATATGTGATGTCGTCGAGGATCAGGAGGTCATAGCGATCGAGTTTGGCGATCGCGGACTCCAGCGCCAGCTCGCGCCGCGCGACCTGCAGCCGTTGCACCAGATCAGTGGTGCGCGCGAAGAGAACGCGCCAACCGTTCTCGACGAGAGCCAGGCCGATCGCCGTGCCGAGATGGGTCTTGCCGCCGCCCGGTGGACCGAACAAGAGCAAATTGGCGCCGGCCTTCAACCAGGCGTCGCCAGCGGCGAGCGCCATCGCCTGTGCCTTTGATAGCATCGGCACACTTTCGAAGTCGAAGGTGGCGAGCGTCTTGCCGGCGGGCAAACGCGCTTCCACCATGTGTCGCTCGATCCGACGGCGGGTGCGATCGGCCGCCTCGTGCTCGGCAAGGGCGGCGAGGAAGCGGGCGGCAGGCCACCCTTCCTTGTCCGACTGTGCAGCGAGCTTCGGCCAGATCGCCTTGACGCCCGGCAGGCGGAGCTCATTGAGAAGCAGCTCGACACGGGCAGTATCGACGGAGGTAGCGATACCAGTCATGCAGCCTCTCCCAGGTTCGAGCGGCCTGACATGACGCTGACGCAGGCGAGTTCATCGTAGACGTCGAGCGGCGCCAGCTTGACGGCGACTCGCGGGATCGAGGCCGCCTCAGGTCGGAAGCGGTCGCGCAGAGCGGCAAGATCGGGTAACTGTCCGGCGTCCAGATCCATCGCGATCACCTCGGCGAGTTCTGCTTCGCAGGCGCGCTCGTGAGCCAGCGCCAGAAGCTCGACCGTCACCTTGCAAGCGCGCCGGTCATCACCATGCTCCCGCAAGGTCTCGAACAGACGTTTGTAAGCTGCACGCGGGAAGAGTTGGTCGCGATAAACGAGATTGAGGAGCGCCATTGGCTTGCGCCGCAGGGCATGGATGACGTGCCGGTAATCCACAACATGACCGCCCTGGCGCTCGGACACAGGCCGACCGCGCCGCAGCGTCACGACCGGCGTGACACCAACGAAGCATTCGAGCCGGTCGTCGAAGATGCGCACACGCAGGCGATGGCCGATCAATCTTGAAGGCACGGTGTAGAACACGCGCCGCAGGATGAAGCCGCCTGACGACGTCACCGGGATCACTTTCTCCTCAAAGTCGGTCGTGCGGCCTTTTGGCAGCGGCGCCAAGGCCTCCTTCTCGAGCGCGATCGGTTTGGCGACGTTGGCGTTGCGCCGGCCGACAATCTCGTCGACAAAAGCACGGTAGGCATCGAGACTGGCGAAGTCGCGCGTCCCTCGCAGCAACAGCGCATCTTCCAGTGCCCGCTTGAGATGGCCGTGCGCGCTCTCGATCGAGCCGTTCTCATGTGCGATGCCCGCATTGTTGCGCGTTGGCGCCATGCCATAGTGGCCCATCAGCCCGGCGTAGCGCTGCGTCAGATCCTCCCGTGCGTCGGCGGCCAGATTGCGGAACGCTGCCGACAGGCTGTCGCTGCGATGCTCCCGCGGCACGCCGCCAAGCGCCCACAGCGCGTTCTGCAAGCCCTCCGCCAGGGCGACGAAGCTTTCGCCGCCGAGCACGACATGGGCATGCTCGAAGCCGGAGAACGCCAACCGGAAGTGATAGAGCCGGTGATCGAGCGGCTCACCCGCGATGGTAATACCGAGCGCGCTCACGTCGGTGAAGTCGGACAGACCCAGGCGACCGGGCTCGTGCTGCTGGCGGAAGATCACGTCTTGTTCTGGGCCGTTGAGCGCCCGCCAGGCGTTGATGCGCCGCTCCAGCGTGCGGCGGATGTTCGGGTTCAACTCGTGATGCCGTCGGCGCAGCTCGTCCAGCACGCCGATCACGCGGATGCCGGGCGCAGCCTTCAGGATCGGAACGATCTCGGCGTCCCAATAGGGCCCGAGCGGATCGGCCCGGCGCCGGCCCCTCGGCGTCTTCTTCTGTGAGGGCGGGCGACAATCGCCCTCGATTCGATACGCGCTTGCCTTCGAGAACCCCGCCTTGGCCGCGGCGGCCTCGCGGGACAGTGTCAATCGGTAGGTCATGTACAGCCTCATCTGGCGGTCGGTGATGTCAAGGCCAGGCAAGGCATCGATTCCCTCTTGTCGAGACGAATCAACAGCTTGCACCAGCCGCACCCGGCCGCCAGACGGGTCCAAAAACGCGCGACGCCGATGGGGACGGTCCTCCGGTCGGGCTGCGCCCTCCCTTCGGTCCGTCCCCATCGGCGCAGTCTCACCTTGATTGTCGCTGGCGTCTCACCCTGATCGCCGCCGCGCAATACTGGCCGATCTTGGGGGTGATCACATGTCTCGGCCTTGCTTTTAAACATCTAATCCGGCCTCTGATCGAGCAAGTCAACCGGAGAAGGCCCGGGACCAAAAGCCGCCCATGAGTAAGGGCGCCTCAGTTGGCGGCCTCTTTATTATCATCGTCGTCGTATTCAAATGACAGCTGAGTTGGGTCAAGAACGAATAGCGTCCTACGTCAGCTTACGCCGTTCGCTCTCAGCCCTATTCGCCGCCTCGAGCTGCCCTGCGATGTAGTCGGAGATATCGCCGATCTCAGCCTCCAAGTCCGCTTCCGGTATACCTTGTTCCTTGGCAGCATCGATGAGGCGGCGGCTCAGCTCGGCCACATCCTGCGACGCGCCGACAGTCCGATACTGTTCGACAGCGTGAACGCTA
This window harbors:
- a CDS encoding IS110 family transposase — encoded protein: MKSRNSTRRRRFECAAMIFPVATSSAANNVVTLAILRDWKQPACLVGIEACGSAHYWAREIATLGHEVRLIPPAYVKPFVKRGKTDAADAEAISEAVTRKTMRFVPIKTAEQQAGTMVLKSRALLVKQQTQTINALRSHLAELGIIAAAGRTKVEALVAIVRDVADIRLPAAARFALTAVADQIEAQADQIDKLERAIVAAARTDKDMRRLTTIPGIGAITAATIKALVPDPGGFKSARHFAAWLGLTPRQHSSGGKERMGRISKMGNPELRSLLVLGATSVLRIARKADRAPPWLKSLLARRPYKVAAVALANKTARIAWALLNRGGIYRHPETLATTTPAA
- a CDS encoding IS110 family transposase, which gives rise to MKQYVGLDVSQRETSVCVVDEVGQVLFEGKAKSDPGALTALLRKRAPQAERIGFETGAMASWLWHELRRVDLPVVCIDARHAHAALSVRMNKSDRNDARGLAELVRVGWYREVKVKSEESQKIRAILIARSRLVAIRRDIENQVRSLIKEYGCSSHARSD
- a CDS encoding transposase — its product is MGEDHQLLGVIAPLLSIHEQICKQQSKFDDEVRQLAKSDETTRRLMTVPGVGVVTALAFRHTIDDPSRFRSASSVGAYLGLTPRRNQSGETDINGKISRWGDRLLRTYLYEAATVLLYRTKKWSSLKAWGMKLANRIGMRKAKVAIARKIAIVLHCIWVDGTSFDWGQAKEA
- the ltrA gene encoding group II intron reverse transcriptase/maturase, with amino-acid sequence MSEAKPYDISKHLVWQAWKQVKANQGAAGVDGVSVAAFEKDLKRNLYKVWNRMSSGTYFPPPVRLVEIPKSDGKSVRKLGIPAVGDRVAQTVAKMVIEKEVEPVFHPDSYGYRPGRSALDAVGKARERCWKFDWVIDLDIKSFFDTIPWDLMEKAVAHHVELGWVRLYVRRWLQATVERKDGTRDERTRGTPQGSVVSPVLSNLFMHYCFDAWMQRTFSHLRFERFADDAIVHCWSEEEAKAVLGAIRNRLAECGLELHPEKTRIVYCKDNNRSGGYEQITFDFLGYTFRPRKARDSKGEKFVSFAPAISRKAAKGIRQAIREWRVTSRSNQTLEDLAKLIDPVARGWLNYYGRFYRSECVNVLRHVNMVLTRWVMGKYKRFKRRKTAAISWLGRLAKRAPSLLYLWKVGIRPTAG
- a CDS encoding IS110 family transposase, with the translated sequence MTKPVGKPDAGKLHVRFDERGEETERATSASPRLSSTLLKRGKTDAADAEAISEAVTRKTMRFVPIKTAEQQAGTMVLKSRALLVKQQTQTINALRSHLAELGIIAAAGRTKVEALVAIVRDVADIRLPAAARFALTAVADQIEAQADQIDKLERAIVAAARTDKDMRRLTTIPGIGAITAATIKALVPDPGGFKSARHFAAWLGLTPRQHSSGGKERMGRISKMGNPELRSLLVLGATSVLRIARKADRAPPWLKSLLARRPYKVAAVALANKTARIAWALLNRGGIYRHPETLATTTPAA
- the ltrA gene encoding group II intron reverse transcriptase/maturase encodes the protein MGRLAMSLQTPDKIRSLQRKLYCKAKAEPAFRFYVLYDKICREDILSHAYKLARANAGAPGVDGTTFEQIDASGLEAWLAGLRDELVTKTYRPDPVRRVMIPKPGGGERPLGIPTIRDRVVQAAAKIVLEPIFEADFEDGAYGYRPRRNAVDAVKEVHRLVCRGYTDVVDADLSKYFDTIPHSDLLKSVARRIVDRNVLRLIKLWLRVPVEERDSDGKRCMSGGKSNKRGTPQGGVISPLLSVIYMNRFLKHWRLSGRREAFHAQVISYADDFVILSRGHAEEALTWTKAVMTKLGLTLNETKTSVKNARLESFDFLGYTLGPRRFRNGGRWYLGAAPSKKSVLRIKRKVSVLLTPGNKGAWPEVQARLNRLLRGWSAYFSYGSLATAHQAVDRHVFDRVLAFLRRRHKTPGRGVRRFSDRIHGNPGVLVLNRVRKVSPTCAL